GCGGCCGGCGCGATCAGCGCAGCCAATCCGGCCAGGATGAGCAGCGCCAACAAAGTCAAAACACATGCAGTTGACATCGTGTCTTCCTCTCAGCCAGCGGAGCGTGCTGAAAGCTCCCTGGCCAACCCTCCGGTAGGTCGCCTACGGCCCATACAGCTCATACGCGATCCGATGGCCGCCGATGCAGGTACCGCTCATGTTGTTGGTGGTCTGGAAATCAACCTGGATGAAGTAGCTGCGCCAGTCGTCGAGGGTGACGTCGAAGGTCTGGCCCACGGTATTCCACCCAAAGGGGCCGCTGATCACACCGATCTGCCCGATCTGCGTGACGTTGCTGCCAGAGCCGAAAAAGCGGCTGGCCAGGGTGCTGGTCATGACGCCGGTGGCGGTTGCACTGTACGCTTCCGTGATGATTTGGGTGATCCGCGCGCCGGCCGGCAGACTGAAAGGGTAAATGAGCCGGCGGCCGGCGTTGTCGTTGGCGCCGCCCGTGGCGAAACCCAGACAGAGTGAGGTACCCCAATTACCGAGGCCGGGCGCGTTGCCGTAGGTGATGCCCGCGCTGCGGAAGACGGGCTGGCCGGCCGCGCCCAGGATTTGCAGCAGGTGGGTCGGATTGCACTGTTTGTTCAGCCGCCGATCCTGGTCGTCGCTGACATCGGTGCAGGTCAGCGCGCCACCGTCAACATGCACCAGCCCCCACCCCAGCATCGAGTTGCGGATGTCTGAATCGGCGCGGGCGCCCGCATCATTCCACACCGCGTTGATGCTCCCGCGCACCTGGGATGAATCCACCCGTACGCCGCCGCCGGTGGCGTTATGGATGCCATAGCCAGTGATACCGCTGTTGGAGAGGGCCCGGATCTCGCTGTTGGTCACTTGAAGCACAGAGTCTTGTACAGACAGGCCGATAGCCGGGCCCACGCCCGTACCATCCACCGACGTATGGTGGACTCGCAGCGCCCTGTCGTAGTTGGATACGCTGCTGATGCCGTAGACGCCGATATCGCCGCCAGTAACGACGATGACGCTGTTCTCAATTTCCAGACCCGTATCGTCGAGGGCTTGGATGCCAAATGACTGGCCGATTCCTCCCAACACTGTCACCGAGCTGTTGCTGAGGGTGAAGGCGGTGTTGATGTTGGTCGCGCCAGCGGTGGCGTAGCCGCCAGCCGCGGCCAGCGTGCTGTTGCGCACGGTAACCTGGCTATCGGTCGCCTCGATGGCCCTGGCATTGGTGTTAGAAGATTCGGCCTCGATGCTGATCCGGTCCAACTCAACGGCGCTCCCCCACACCTCGATGCCACGTGTATCGGCATCGCCGTTCTGCGCCGTCAGGCTGCTCTCGCGTAACCTGGCGACGGCCTGTTCTGCGACGTAGAGCGCCGCGTTTTGCAGCCCACCTTGTGCATGAAGCCTGAGCATCTCGCCCTGCAACACGGCGCCAGCGTCTGTTACGTAAAGGCCGAAGTAGTAGCGGCAGCACGGCTGGCCCGTCCCATCCGCCCGCGCCGTGAGGTGGGTCAACGTGGCGCCGTTGCCGCTGCGCAGGCGCACCGCAGTGTTGACGTACCCCGTCCCTGCATTGACCACGGTGAGCTGGCTGGCGCGGCTCTGGTCGCTGAGCACCAGCGTCGCGGTGGGAAAGTTGAGCGCATCTATGGGGTTTCCTACCGTGCTGCTGATGATGGTGGTCTCCTCGCCGCTCCCCAACAGGTGCGTGAAACTCGGCAGCGTCACCGCTTCCACGTACGAGCCGGGCAGGACGCGGACCACGTAGGGGCTGCCGGCGCTGGCGTTGCCGGCCGCGTTGATCGCGGCCACGGCTGCGCCGACGGTCAGATACTCGCCCCCTTCTTTGGCCACGATCAGCTCCCGATCGTTGTAGGGATTGCCGCTGGTCCCCCAGGCCGCGGCCACAATCTGCAGGTCCACAACGCTGATCGTTCCGTCGCCGTTGACATCGTAGCGCGGGTTGTAGACGGCCTGGGCCAGCGCCGGCGCCGCGACTATCGCCAGGCCCAGCGATAGCGCAACGACCAGCCACACGGCTGCCGGCGCAGTCACACGAAACACAAAATTCATTTCCACACCTCCTACGCCAAACCCGGTGATGACTGCTCACCTTTTCGCAGGCGGGGTATCTTCTCGGTCGCAAACGGCAATGGTGAATGAGGAAGCGCCCCGTATCTCTGGCGGGTGATATGAGATGGTTGTCTATGCCGAAATACAATGGCGCCGGAACGCAATGGGGTGATGTGGAGATTGACGTAGATTGCGGCCCTGGTGTGACGGCGCGAGGATGAATTCACAAACCGGTGCAGCAAACTCTACTCACCGCAAAGACGGGAAGAATCCGTGTCCATCCGCGTGAATCCGTGTACGAACAGTAACAGCCGCCAGGATCAGGCGCGGGTCGGGCGGGGGCGCGGGGCCAGGTTTTCCTTGCCGTATTTGCGCACGAGGAAAATGGCAATGGCCCAGGGCAGGATGCCGTACAGCGTCTGCGCTGCGTAGTTGTTGGACGAAAGCACCAGGTACGACTGCACCGCATTGCCCCAGCCGTGCAGCAGGATCATGATCCACACGCTCTCGGTGTTGTTGTAGAGCCAGGTGTTGACGATGGTCCAGCCGATGATGCCCATCGTCAGCCCAAGCAGCGAGGCGATCAGCGGCGCCGGGCCGGCGGCCAGGTTGTAGTAGATGATGAAAGGAAAATGCCAGACGCCCCACAGGAGGCCCAGAATCCAACTGGCGCGCTCGGCATGGAAGCGGTGCTGCAAGCGGGGCAGAGCAAACCCGCGCCAGCCCGGCTCTTCGGCAATGCCCGTGAAGATGAGCATGTACAGGAAGAACGGAATGAACGAGCCGATGGGCAATTTCGCGGTGTAATCCAACTTGCCGCCGCTGGAGAGCAGCCCCAGGCCGAGGCTGACCACGCCCAGGGCCAGCGGAATGCCCAGCGCGGCCAGGTACCACCTGGTGTCAACCCGCCAAAGGGTGGAGCGGCGCCACAGGTCTCTCAGTCCGGCCCGGCCTTCCACCACAGATGTGACGAGGATGGCCGCGAACAGCGGGCCGGCGCCTAGTGTGAATAAGAAGTAGACCAGCGCCTGTCCGGAGTTCAACCGGCCGGCCAGCAGATCGAGAAAATACTGAAAGTTGGTCTCATTGCTCAGGGACATCCCCTGGCCGGGCGCGAGGGCAATCGCGGCCAATTGCAGACTCCAGGTGATGGCGTAGGCCAGGACAAAGAACGACACGAGCGGGTGCTGCTTGATGAGTTTCACGGCAACTCCTGCGCGTTGGACACATTCTGGTCCTTCATAACCCAAGAACTGACGACTTCTGTGCCTATGACTGGGTTGAGATCGCATAACACCACATCTCCGCGCGTGATTGTCACCACTGGATCTCTCCGCGTGCCAGGCGACTCTCATAGTCTTCGAGATTGGACAAATAATCGGAAAGGCCTATCTCGGAGAGTTCAAGTGTCTCAGTGAACTGATTCCACAGCTGCCAGCGGGTGGTGTCTTGTCTCATCAGCAAGAAGTCTATGAAATCGTTCACTTCTTGAACGAACGATTCGGGCAACTGAAGAACCTTAGTGATGGTCATGTCATAAACGCTCATTTTCTCGCTCGATTCTCAGCTAGACGATGCATCTACCGTCAACGCTGCTGAAACATCATTGTGCATCTACTTCTAAATCGTTTGGACAATCCCGCCAGGGGCGAAGCGTGCTACGGCTCTGTTATCGCTGGCAGTATACCCCTGCCCTCTACCCGTGTCAAACATCATTCGCCAGCCACCGGCGCTGTCTGTTGCGAATCTATTCGATCAAGGTACTCTGTTCGATATTGATCATGCGCGCATAGAGAATCTGCTCGTTCACCTCCAGATTGTTGATCAGGCTCAAACCGCGCACAATCCCGTGGCCAATCGCCTCTCCCACGATTTCACCATATTCCACCTCCATGATGACGTTGTCGGCGCGGGCGTCATTGGACACACTGTCGGGGTCCTGCCAGGTACCGGCTGCGCTCATTTCCGTGGACGCTTTCATGAAATCCAGCGCCTCGGCCTTGAACCGCGGCAGCGCGAAGGTGAGCAGCTCACGTTGCACTCGCTCGAAGTGGGTCTGGGTGCTCTCGTCGCCAAAGAGAAGCCCGAAGAGGACATCTTTGGCGTGCTGAAGCAAGGCATCTCCTTCCCTGGTGCGGTACTCTTCCCCGATCAGATCGCCGCCCTTGACCGGCGCACTCGCCAGGAGATACCCCTCGGCGATGAGTTTGGCGCGGTCATACGATCCGTAACGCTCCAGGAAGGCGGTCAGCACCGGCAGATTCAGATCCATCTCGTGCAGGCGAACGATGCGGTCGGCGCGGGCCTTCGCCTTGACCTCCTGTAGCTGCTTGCGATCCATCTCCTGCAAGCTGTGCGCGTCCAGAGCCAGGCGGATGATCTGATCAATCAACCAATCCTTGTCCTGGGTGATCAGAAAGCCGCGCAGTCTTTCCTCGAACTGCGGGACAAGGTCTTTGTTGACCTGGCGAATGATGGTTTGGATAGTGGTCATGGTGTCATACTCCTCACAATGGGCTTACCATGCGTTCGGCATCAGAAGATATAGTTGTGCATTGTGATCTCTGGCGCGAATGCCTTGTCTATGATCTCTCTCTGACGACTCGTGAAGACTTCCTGGTACGGCCTTCTGTCTGTGCGATGTTCTGATTTGGCCTGACCCCGGCGATCCCTCGAACGGGATGCCCAGTTGGCCGAACACCTGGGACAATTCCTGCATCAGTGATTCGTACTTGAGAACCCGATCCACCAGGATTGACCCACGCGAGTCGGTGTATTTCGGATAGTTGATGCAGAACCAGCGCCTGTCAAAATACTCGTCCAGCGTGAGGCCGCCGTCCTTGCGATCGTTGATCATGGCATAGTGAGACAGCGTCTTGTCCCATGGGTTTCTTTCCACGCAGAACTTGAAATAGGTTTCCCACACTTCCCGCGATGTTCTTGCCCGTATGATCGTTGCCGGGAGGTGACGAACGTATCTGTGCCTGCGCCAGAGGTGTCTCCATGTCATTTTAGGGTCGTTTTCAGGTCGCGCCCTCTGCTTTCGATGATTTCCGGTGGGGGATTCCAAAGGCCCTGGTAATTCCTGGCGCGATGCGGTTCCACATGCGGCCAGATGGGCGTGACCACATCATCCTCTCCACAAAACTGAGACAGGTAGACCTCGATGCTCGTGCCTGCCGTCTTCTTGGTCTTGATGAAGATGAATTTGTACTTGTGCGAGATGATCAAGATGCGCTCCGAACGACGATTGATGCCTGAACTGCAGCAGTATACATCCATCCCTTGACTGCGTCAAACGATATTTACTGCCTCCGGCAAATCCGAATTTTGCCCCCATTCGACATTCGCCCCCTCCCCCCAACTTCGGAAGTCCAGTTCCCCTCAGGCTCCAGGTGCGTGAAAGAGGATCGCCCGGTACGGCTGCTCGATGCTGCCACCGGCCGCCTGAATCACGGCGTCAATCTCCCGGTTCAGCGCCAGCCGCAAACCCTCGTCCATGCCGTGCAGGCCAGAACGAGTGCGCAGGAGCTTGACGTACCTGTCCGCGTCCAGGGTCTCCATCCAATCGTAGATCTTGACCGCCACATTCTCGATGCCGCAATAGTCACGAAAGTTGCCCTCGATGACGGCCCGCACCCAGGCGGCGTCCATCGGCTCGTTGGGCCGCTCGACCTGCGGCGCGCGCTGGCGAAACACTTCGTCAATGGCCCGCGACCAGTCGGTTTGCGGGTCAACCGTAAGTTGCCAGAAAAAGGCAAAGGAGCCTGT
Above is a genomic segment from Candidatus Amarolinea dominans containing:
- a CDS encoding CPBP family intramembrane metalloprotease; the protein is MKLIKQHPLVSFFVLAYAITWSLQLAAIALAPGQGMSLSNETNFQYFLDLLAGRLNSGQALVYFLFTLGAGPLFAAILVTSVVEGRAGLRDLWRRSTLWRVDTRWYLAALGIPLALGVVSLGLGLLSSGGKLDYTAKLPIGSFIPFFLYMLIFTGIAEEPGWRGFALPRLQHRFHAERASWILGLLWGVWHFPFIIYYNLAAGPAPLIASLLGLTMGIIGWTIVNTWLYNNTESVWIMILLHGWGNAVQSYLVLSSNNYAAQTLYGILPWAIAIFLVRKYGKENLAPRPRPTRA